Proteins from a genomic interval of Schistocerca piceifrons isolate TAMUIC-IGC-003096 chromosome 3, iqSchPice1.1, whole genome shotgun sequence:
- the LOC124789731 gene encoding cuticle protein 18.7, which yields MKVLIVVSALVAACLAKPGYLSLPADTPEVAAAKVAHFAAYHEAAARSAGVVAVAPSYGYAAYGPANIVIGADGVPLDTPEVAARKAADAVAHARAAAGLPAVGPVPVPAAVVPAVVGSVPADTPEVAAAKVAHAAAHVEANVRNAAEAVGIHGLYGVVPSVYSYGVVPGAYSVHHDGTLLTPEGVPLDTPAVAAGKVANAVAHIRAKSGIIV from the exons ATCGTCGTGAGCGCGCTGGTCGCCGCCTGCCTGGCCAAGCCGGGCTACCTGTCGCTGCCCGCCGACACCCCCGAGGTGGCCGCCGCCAAGGTGGCGCACTTCGCCGCCTACCACGAGGCCGCGGCGCGCTCGGCCGGCGTGGTGGCGGTGGCGCCCTCCTACGGCTACGCCGCCTACGGGCCCGCCAACATCGTGATCGGCGCCGACGGCGTCCCCCTGGACACCCCCGAGGTGGCCGCCCGCAAGGCCGCCGACGCCGTGGCGCACGCCCGCGCCGCCGCCGGGCTGCCCGCCGTCGGGCCCGTGCCCGTGCCCGCCGCCGTCGTGCCCGCCGTCGTCGGATCC GTTCCTGCTGACACTCCCGAGGTGGCCGCCGCCAAGGTGGCCCACGCAGCCGCCCACGTGGAGGCCAACGTGCGCAACGCCGCCGAGGCCGTGGGCATCCACGGTCTGTACGGTGTGGTGCCCAGCGTCTACTCGTACGGCGTGGTGCCCGGCGCCTACAGCGTGCACCACGACGGCACGCTGCTGACCCCCGAGGGTGTGCCTCTGGACACCCCTGCCGTGGCCGCGGGCAAGGTGGCCAACGCCGTGGCGCACATCAGGGCCAAGAGCGGCATCATTGTCTGA